Within the Metasolibacillus fluoroglycofenilyticus genome, the region TTAGGAAAAAGTCAGTGTTTTCTCATTTTCAAAGAGGGTCCTCTCAATTTTAATGAGCAAACATTTACCAAAACACCACCCCGCCAGGAGTTGTCCGAAAAGTCCATTTTGTTTTGACACTGCATTGAAATCAATGTTTTCATCGCTTCCCTTTTACTGAAGGAGTACACTGCTAAAGCCAATGTTCATCCCATTTTTAATAGAGGCGTTCTCTGTTGATACGAATCAACATTTTGCGAAACATCATCGCTCATGTCCAAAATGCCGGCTATGCACGGCTTTTTGGACAGCTCCCCCCACGCTTTAATCGATTCGGCAAATTGTTAAGGGACAATTTTCGCAATTAATTTCATTTTTTAAAAAAGGCAAGTCGTGTACTGTAATATGACCTTTATGGAAGGAAATAATCTGATGTTTTTTCAAATCATTAAGCATGCGGTTAATCAGTTCTCGGCTTGTGGCGCAAAGATTAGCTAGTTCTGTATTTGTTAAAGCAAAATTAATAAAAATTGAACCATCCTCTTGTTTTTGACCATACGTATTTGTTAATCGAATTAATGTGGAATAGAGTGCCCCTTTTTTTCCGTGAAGCATTAAATCACGTAAGCGACTTTGGTGTTTCATTATTTCAATTTGTGCCCACTGCAAATATTCCATCATTAATTTAGGACGCTCTGTTAATAATAATTCAAATGTGTGGTGTGAAAGTGATAATAGCGTAGCCGTTTCTAGCGCTCTAGCATTTGCCATATGGTAATTCAATTGGCAAAACGGGGAGCTCTCACCAATTAATACATCATTACCACAAATACGCAATGTTATTTCTTTGCCCTGTTCTGTTTCTTTGCTAAGTTGGATAACGCCCTTTTTAATCAAAAAAATGTTTTCGGCTTTTTCTCCTTCTTGGAAGAGTTGGTGACCTTTATCTATTTTTATTAACGAACCATGTTCTATAAAAAGTTGGAAAATTCCTGTAGGTATTGTTTGAAAAGACATGTAAATACATTCCTTTCTTACGTAATCTAAAAGCTAAGATAAACGTTTTTCAAAATTGATTAAGGTTATAATAACATAATATGTATAAGGAAAATACAGCTTCTTCATTAATTTACTCGAAATTAATAGTTCTTGGAGCATTTTTTTGCAAACTAAATTTCAATATTTTATAATTCAATTAGTCAGTAAAGGTCAAATTGTTTTGATTTCCAAAAAACAATGACAAAAGTGGATACTTGAGTTTGCCTAAAAAAATTGGTTTGGAGGGATATTTTATGCAATTTAAACAAACTGAAGATAATCGTCCCCCTTTAGAGCAATTTGGACGTAACTTAATTGAAGAAGTGAAAAAGGGGAAAATGGACCCTGTTATCGGGCGAGATGAGGAAATTCGCAATGTAATACGTATTTTAACGCGCAAAACAAAAAACAATCCGGTGTTAATCGGTGAGCCTGGTGTAGGAAAAACGGCCATTGTCGAAGGATTGGCGCAGCGCATTGTGCGTCAGGATGT harbors:
- a CDS encoding Crp/Fnr family transcriptional regulator produces the protein MSFQTIPTGIFQLFIEHGSLIKIDKGHQLFQEGEKAENIFLIKKGVIQLSKETEQGKEITLRICGNDVLIGESSPFCQLNYHMANARALETATLLSLSHHTFELLLTERPKLMMEYLQWAQIEIMKHQSRLRDLMLHGKKGALYSTLIRLTNTYGQKQEDGSIFINFALTNTELANLCATSRELINRMLNDLKKHQIISFHKGHITVHDLPFLKNEINCENCPLTICRID